The Fusobacterium sp. IOR10 region CAGAAGGAAAAGTAGTATCTAGAATTTCAAAATTAAAGGAAAATGGTATAGATCCAAAGGAATATGCAGAAAATCATAAATTTGAACCAAATGCAAATATTATAAGTGAAGTATACAAAAGATATAATATAGAACTTAAAGCAAATAATGGGATGGATTTTTCAGATATATTAGTTAATACATATAAATTATTAGAAAATGAAGAAATTTTAAATAAAGTTCAAGAAAAATATAGATATATAATGGTTGATGAATACCAAGATACAAACAACATTCAGTATAATATTATAAATAAAATAGCTAGTAAATATAAAAATATTTGTGTAGTTGGTGATGAAAATCAAAGTATTTACGGATTTAGAGGGGCAAATATCAGAAACATTTTAGATTTTGAAAAAGATTATCCAGATGCAACTGTTATAAAACTAGAAGAAAATTATAGATCAACAAAAGTAATATTAGAAGCAGCTAATTCAGTTATAAAAAACAATAAAACTTCAAGAGATAAAAATTTATGGACAAATAAAAATGAAGGAGATAAAATTTTAGTTAAACCTTGTATAACAGCAAGGGAAGAAGTTAACTATGTAATTGAAAAAATAGTCGGAATGAAATCTCAAGGTAAGAAATATAGTGATTTCACTATTCTTTATAGAACAAATGCTCAATCAAGATTATTTGAAGAAGGTTTTTTAAGATATGGAATACCTTATAAAATCTTTGGTGGAATGCAATTCTATCAAAGAATGGAAGTAAAAGATATATTAGCATATTTATCTGTAATAAATAATCAAAAAGATGGAATCAATTTAAATAGAATAATTAATGTTCCAAAGAGAAAAATAGGAAGTAAAACATTAGAAAAAATAAATTTATATGGTGAAGAAAATGGCTTAAATTTTTATGAAACTTTAGGAGAAATTGAAAAAGTACAAGGAATTGGAAAGTCAACATTGGAAAAATTGAAAGAATTTTACTCTGTTATAGAAGAACTTATTCAAGCTTCTCTAGAGTTATCAGTTTCTGAAATATTTGATAAATTAATATCTAAAATTCGTTATAAAGATTATTTAAATTCACTAAACGATAATGTTGAGTCAAGATTAGAAAATATAGATGAACTTAAAAATTCAATAGTTGAGTTGGAAAAAATAGTAGATAATTTAACTTTAAGAGAATACTTAGAAAATGTTTCATTAGTTAGTGCAACTGATGAGCTTGAAGAAGAGAGAGAATATATAAAGCTAATGACTATACATAATGCAAAAGGATTAGAGTTCCCTGTTGTATTTTTAGTTGGAATGGAAGATGAATTATTTCCAAATGCTGGGAAAGTATTAGTTGATGAAGATGTTTTAGAAGAAGAAAGAAGAGTTTGTTATGTTGCTATAACAAGAGCTGAAGAAAAATTATTCATGAGTTATTCAGTGAGTAGATATATTTATGGACGTGAAGAGTATAGATCTCCTTCTAGATTTATAGAAGAAGTTTCCCCTTCTCTTATAATAAAAGAAAAAAATCCTCAATTGGAATACAGAAAAAAACAAGCTGAAAAAGATATTGCTGAAAAAATATTAGAAAGATATGCTAAAAGAAAAATAAATACAAGAAATACTGTAGATGATATAGAGGAACTTAAAGCTAATATAAAAATGATAAAGAACTTACCTTATAAAACAGGGGATAAAGTTACACATAATAAGTTTGGTTTAGGAAAAGTTATTAATGTAAGTGAGAAAAAAGTAACAGTACAGTTTGTAACAGGAAAAAAAGATATAGCAATGGTACTTGCAGGAAAATTTTTAACAAAAGAATAGATAGGAGAATTTCATGAGAAAAAAAACAATAGAAAAAGAAATTTTTTATGAAGGAATAGGTCTTCATAAGGGGAAAAACATTAAACTACATTTAATACCTTCAAATGAAGGAGGAATTGTTTTTAAAAGAGTGGACCTAGAAGAAGGTAAAAACGAAATTAAATTAGATTTAAAAAATACATTTGATTTAACACGTGGTACTAATTTAAAAAATGAGTTTGGAGCAGAAGTATATACAATTGAACATTTTTTATCAGCTCTTTATGTTTTAGGGATAACAGATTTAATAGTTGAACTATGTGAAAATGAATTGCCAATTTGTGATGGTAGTGCAAGAATTTTTGTTGAAGAAATAGAAAAAGCTGGAATTAAAATTTTAGAAGAAGAAGTGGAAGAATTAGTAATAAAAGAGCCTATTTTTTTAACAAAGGGAGATAAACATATTGTTGCGTTACCTTACGATGGATATAAGGTAACATATACTATAAAATTTGATCACACATTTTTAAAGTGTCAAATGTTAGAGTTAGATATAACATTAGAAAACTACAAAAATGATATATCCAATGCTAGAACCTTTGGTTTTGATTATGAAATTGAATATTTGAAAAAAAATAATTTGGCCTTAGGGGGAACTTTGGAAAATGCTATTGTAATAAAAAAAGATGGAGTTCTAAATCCAAATGGTCTTAGATATAAAGATGAGTTTGTGAGGCATAAAATATTAGATTTAATTGGAGATTTTAAAGTTTTAAATAAGGCTATAAAAGGTCATATTATAGCTATAAAATCAGGTCACGCTCTTGATATAGAATTTGCCAATTTAATAAAAAATATATAAAAATAAAAAAATATACAAAAAATATAAAAATTTGATATAATATATTGATAGAATATTTAAAAGGAGATATAAAATTATGTTGAACACCATTGAAATAATGAAGAGAATACCACATAGATATCCGTTTTTATTAGTGGATAGAATATTAGAAGTTAATTTAGAAGAAAAAACAGTTGTAGGTTTGAAAAATGTAACAATAAATGAAGCATTTTTTGGGGGACATTTTCCAGGACATCCAATAGTACCTGGAGTTATGATTGTAGAAGGGTTAGCTCAAGCTTTAGGAGTTTTAGTCTTTGAACAATATGGTGAAGAAGGAAAAAATATGGTGCCATATTTTGCAGCTTTTGAATCAGTTAAATTCAAAGCTCCTGTAAGACCAGGGGATCAAATGATATATGAAGCTAAAATATTAAAACAAAGAAGAAATATAATTAAGGCAGAGGGCGTAGTTAAGGTTGATGGGAAAATTGTAACTCAAGCAAAGTTTACATTTTCAATTGTAGAAAAATAATATGTTAGGGGGAATAAAGTGGTTGAAATACATAGTACTTCTATAGTTGAAGAGGGAGCTTTAATAGAGGATAATGTTAAAATAGGGCCTTTTTGCATTATTGGGGGAAACGTCAAGATTGGATCAGGGACAACTATTCAATCTCATACTGTTATTGAAGGAATTACAGAAATAGGAGAAAACAATACTATTTATTCATTTGTTTCAATAGGAAAAGCATCTCAAGATTTAAAATATAAAGGGGAACCTACAAAAACTATAATAGGAAATAATAACACTATTAGAGAATTTGTGACTATTCATAGGGGAACTGACGATAGATGGGAAACAAGGATAGGGAATAATAATTTATTGATGGCTTATGTTCATGTTGCTCATGATGTTATTGTTGGAGATAATTGTATATTTTCTAACAATGCTACTCTTGCTGGACATGTTGTAATAGGAAATTGGGTGATCGTTGGAGGATTAACCCCAGTACATCAATTTTGTAAAATTGGAGATCATGCAATGATTGGTGGCGCTTCTGCAGTAACTCAAGATATATGTCCATTTATATTAGCTGATGGAAATAAAGCTGTTCCTGTAGGCTTAAATAGTGTAGGATTGAGAAGAAGAGGTTTTACAGATGATGATCTTAGAATATTAAAAAGAGCATATAGAATTATTTTTAGAAAAAAACTTCCTCTAAAGGAAGCTTTAGCTGAACTAGAAGAAAATTATAAAGGGAATGAATCCATTGATAAATTAGTAGATTTTATAAAGAGTAGTAATCGGGGGATAGCTAAATAATGGAAAAAATAGGTGTAATAGTTGGAGATGGAAAATTACCTATTCGCTTTATGAATGAAATAAGAAATATAAATAAAGATATAGAATTTTTTCCAATAGGTTTGTTTGAAAGCATAGAGGAAGAGATAAAGACACATAAAAATTTCATGAGATTTAATATAGGTCAAGTTGGTGAAATTACAAAATATTTTATAAAAAATAATATATCTAAAATTATATTTTTAGGTAAAATAGAAAAAGAGATAATATTTAAAGATATGAAGTTAGATAAATATGGTCAAGCTATTATAGAGAGTCTTCCAGATAGGAAAGATGAGACTCTCCTTTTTGGCGTTATAAGCTTTTTTAAATTAAATAAGATAAAAGTTTTGCCTCAAAACTATCTTTTGAAAGAAATTCTTTTTCAAAAGAAAATATACACTGAAACAAGACCTAGTGCTGAAGATTTTAAAACAATAAAAATAGGAATAGAAGCAGCTAAAAAATTAAGTGAAGTGGATGCTGGACAAACTGTAGTATGTAAAGATTCATCTGTGATAGCTTTAGAAGGAATAGAAGGAACAGACAAGGCCATACTAAGAGGTGGATATTTAGGAGGAGAAGACTGTATAGTTGTAAAAATGGCAAGACCTCAACAGGATATGAGAGTTGATATTCCAACAGTTGGTATTGATACAATAAAGACATTGATAAAGATAAAAGCTAAGGGAATTGTTGGAGAATCAGGAAAGATGATATTTATAGATAGTAAAGAATCTATAAAATTAGCCAATGAAAATAATATATTTATTATAGGAATAAAATCTTAAGGGGAAAATTATGAAAATATTTGTGTCTACTGGGGAGGTGTCAGGAGATTTACACCTTTCTTATTTAGTTGAAAGTATATTGAAATTAGATAATAGTATAGAATTTTATGGAGTGGCTGGAGAACATAGTAAAAAACTAGGAGTTAATATTTTATATGATATTAAGGATTTAGCTATTATGGGTTTTGTAGAGGCTTTAAAAAAATATAAGCTTTTAAAAAAAAGAGCTAATGAATACTTAAGATTTATTATAGATAATAAAATAGAAAAAGTTATATTAGTTGACTATGGAGGTTTTAATTTAGAACTTTTGAAACTTTTAAAAAGAGAGGTTCCCAATGTGGAAGTTTTTTACTATATTCCTCCTAAGCTTTGGATTTGGGGAGAAGGTCGTATAAAAACTTTAAAATTAGCTGACCATATTTTAGTAATATTTCCATGGGAAGTTGATTTTTATAAGGCTCATGGAGTAGAAGTTATTTATTACGGAAATCCTTTTTCTGAAGAGTATTCATATGTAAAAGAAAGAGGAGAAAGTATATTACTTCTTCCAGGAAGTAGAAAGCAAGAAATACAAAGTTTATTACCAATTATGTTGAAAATAGTTGAAGAAAAGAAAGAAGAAAATTTCATATTAAAACTTTCAGATAAAAAAGTTTTAACATGGATAGAAGATAAATTAGATGATTATGAAAATTTAACATTAGAATATAATAGTTTAGAAGATAATGTGAAGAAGTCTAAGCTAGCAATTGCAGCTTCTGGAACAGTAACATTAGAACTTTCAATTATGGGAATACCAACAATTGTATTATACAAAGTTGGATGGCTAAATGCATTTATTGCAAGAAAAATTTTAAAAGTAGGCCTAGTTTCCCTTCCAAATATTGCTTTAAATGAAGAAGTTTATCCTGAGTTACTTCAAGAGAGATGTAATAAAGAAGAAGTTTTAAAATATATGGATATTATTGAAAACAATAAAGAAAAATATTATGAAAAATTAAAAGAAGTAAGAAAAAAACTATCTGGGAAAAATATAGTTGAAAGTTATGGTAATTACATATTGAAAGGGAAAATTAATGATTAAAGAAAAGATAGAGAAGGTGTATAAAAGTGATTCTTTAGCAGGATTCTTGAAATATAGCTTAAAATATAAAAAATGGTTAACAATAACAGTTTTATTGTCCATTGTATCATCAGCTTTAGGAACAGCACCAGCTTGGCTTTCAAAATATTTAATAGATGATGTTTTAATATCAAAAAATGGAAAAATGATGCTAATTGTTGGAGTAGCAATTTTTGTTACAACAATTTTCAAATTAATTTCTGCCTATTATGCTGAAATTACTTCCACTTATTTAACAGAAAAAATAAGAAGAGATATAAAAATAGATATATTCCAGTATCTAGAACATCTACCTATATCTTATTTTAATAAAAATAAATTAGGGGATATAATGGCAAGACTTTCAGGGGATTCCTCTAGTTTAGGTAGAATTGGATTTTTAATGTTTGACATGCTAAGGGAAGGTATAACAGTACTAGCATTTTTAGTGAGAATGTTTCAAGTTGATTTCTGGTTAGCAACAATATCAATTACAATTGTTCCAGCAATGATATCTGTTATAAAAAAGTATACTAAAAAATTAAGAAAATCAGGAAGAAGAAGACAAGATACAATTGGAGATGCTACAGCGTTTATGCAAGAATCCTTAGCTGGTATACAAGTGATAAAAGGATTTAATAAAATAGAAGAAATTGTTGATAAATATAAAGATGTAACACAAGGGGAAATGGATAGAATTTATAGGGCAAAAAAAATTAAAGCTAAAATTTCTCCATTAAATGAATTACTAGCAACAATAATGATATTAATTGTTGCTGCTTACGGTGGTTATTCAATTGTTTACACTAAAAGTTTTACACCAGGGGAATTAGTATCTTTTATAACTGCAATAGGACTTATGCAACAACCTTTAAAAAGATTAGTTAAAAGAAATAGTGAGTTATATGAAATATTACCATCAGGGGATAGGGTAATGGAAATATTTAATGAGAGTACAGAAGTTGACTCTTATTCTAAAAATCCAAAAACTTTCACTGGAGATGTTGATAAAATAGCTTTTGAAAATGTTAATTTTACATATCCTGGGAATGAAATAAGAGTGTTAAAGGATATATCTTTTGATGTTGAAAAAGGTCAAGTAGTGGCTTTTGTAGGAAGTAGTGGAAGTGGAAAAACAACATTAGTTAATATGATTCCTAGGTTCTATGATATAGATTCAGGGAGCATTAAAATTAATGGTGTAGATGTGAAAGACTATTCTTTAAAACAATATAGATCTCATATAGGAATGGTTCCTCAAGATACATTTTTATTTAGTGGAACAATTGGGGAAAATATTGCTTTTGGGAAAGAAGATATAGGACAAGATAAAATAGAAGAGGCAGCTAAAATGGCAAATGCTTATGAATTTATTTGTGATTTGGAAAAAGGCTTTGAAACTGAAGTTGGAGAACGGGGAGTATTACTTTCTGGTGGACAGAAACAAAGGATTGCAATAGCAAGAGCTTTAATACAAAATCCTTCTATAATGATATTAGATGAAGCCACTTCAGCGTTGGATACAGAATCAGAAAAATTAGTTCAAGAGGCTTTAGATAAATTAATGATAGGAAGAACTACTTTTGTAATTGCTCATAGACTTTCAACAATTATTTCTTCAGATAAAATAATTGTTATGAATAAAGGAAAAATAGTAGAAATAGGAAAACATGAAGAATTATTATCTAAAAATGGAGCATACACAAAATTATATAACATACAATTTAAAGGGAGAAAAACAAATGAAAAAAATAGTTAGAGATGATGGAAGAGAAGTTGATAATACAAGAAAAGTTAATGTAATAAGAAATTATACAATACATGCTGAAGGATCAGTTTTAATTTCATTTGGAAATACAAAAGTAATTTGTACAGCATCTATATCAGATAGAGTACCACCTTTCTTAAGAAATCAAGGAAAAGGATGGATAACTGCAGAATATTCAATGTTACCTAGAGCTACTGGAGAAAGAAATAATAGAGAGTCAGCTAGGGGAAAACTTACTGGAAGAACAATGGAAATTCAAAGATTGATTGGAAGATCTTTGAGAGCATGTATAGATTTAGATAAAATTGGTGAAAGAACAATAACAATAGATTGCGATGTTATTCAAGCTGATGGTGGAACAAGAACAGCTTCTATAACTGGTGGATATATTGCATTGGCAATGGCAATAGAAAGAATGATGAAATTAGGAAAAATAAAAGTAAATCCCTTAAAATCACAAGTAGCTGCAATAAGTGTTGGGATAGTAAGTGGTATACCAATGTTAGATTTAAAATATACAGAAGATTCTTCAGCAGAAGTTGATATGAATGTTGTTATGAATGATAAGGGTGAATTTATAGAGGTACAAGGAACAGGGGAAGAAGCAACTTACTCTAGAAAAGAATTAAATGAACTTTTAGATTTAGCTGAAATAGGTTTAAAGGAACTATTTGAAATTCAAACTCAGACATTAAATGATGAGTTTTCTACATTTGAGTAGGAGGAACATATGAAAATATTGTTAGCTACGGGAAATAAAAATAAAATTAAAGAAATAAAAAAGATATTAAATATTAAAAATATTGATGTGTTATCAATAA contains the following coding sequences:
- a CDS encoding LpxI family protein, with product MEKIGVIVGDGKLPIRFMNEIRNINKDIEFFPIGLFESIEEEIKTHKNFMRFNIGQVGEITKYFIKNNISKIIFLGKIEKEIIFKDMKLDKYGQAIIESLPDRKDETLLFGVISFFKLNKIKVLPQNYLLKEILFQKKIYTETRPSAEDFKTIKIGIEAAKKLSEVDAGQTVVCKDSSVIALEGIEGTDKAILRGGYLGGEDCIVVKMARPQQDMRVDIPTVGIDTIKTLIKIKAKGIVGESGKMIFIDSKESIKLANENNIFIIGIKS
- the rph gene encoding ribonuclease PH translates to MKKIVRDDGREVDNTRKVNVIRNYTIHAEGSVLISFGNTKVICTASISDRVPPFLRNQGKGWITAEYSMLPRATGERNNRESARGKLTGRTMEIQRLIGRSLRACIDLDKIGERTITIDCDVIQADGGTRTASITGGYIALAMAIERMMKLGKIKVNPLKSQVAAISVGIVSGIPMLDLKYTEDSSAEVDMNVVMNDKGEFIEVQGTGEEATYSRKELNELLDLAEIGLKELFEIQTQTLNDEFSTFE
- a CDS encoding ABC transporter ATP-binding protein — translated: MIKEKIEKVYKSDSLAGFLKYSLKYKKWLTITVLLSIVSSALGTAPAWLSKYLIDDVLISKNGKMMLIVGVAIFVTTIFKLISAYYAEITSTYLTEKIRRDIKIDIFQYLEHLPISYFNKNKLGDIMARLSGDSSSLGRIGFLMFDMLREGITVLAFLVRMFQVDFWLATISITIVPAMISVIKKYTKKLRKSGRRRQDTIGDATAFMQESLAGIQVIKGFNKIEEIVDKYKDVTQGEMDRIYRAKKIKAKISPLNELLATIMILIVAAYGGYSIVYTKSFTPGELVSFITAIGLMQQPLKRLVKRNSELYEILPSGDRVMEIFNESTEVDSYSKNPKTFTGDVDKIAFENVNFTYPGNEIRVLKDISFDVEKGQVVAFVGSSGSGKTTLVNMIPRFYDIDSGSIKINGVDVKDYSLKQYRSHIGMVPQDTFLFSGTIGENIAFGKEDIGQDKIEEAAKMANAYEFICDLEKGFETEVGERGVLLSGGQKQRIAIARALIQNPSIMILDEATSALDTESEKLVQEALDKLMIGRTTFVIAHRLSTIISSDKIIVMNKGKIVEIGKHEELLSKNGAYTKLYNIQFKGRKTNEKNS
- a CDS encoding ATP-dependent helicase, with product MKNILSKLNEQQQIAGAKIDGPLLILAGAGSGKTRTITYRIAHMIMELGMSPYSILAVTFTNKAAKEMKERVENLAGEDGKKVMISTFHSFGLKLLRIYSKVIDYDANFTIYDMDDQKKIVKAILKQLVVKDNELTEGKVVSRISKLKENGIDPKEYAENHKFEPNANIISEVYKRYNIELKANNGMDFSDILVNTYKLLENEEILNKVQEKYRYIMVDEYQDTNNIQYNIINKIASKYKNICVVGDENQSIYGFRGANIRNILDFEKDYPDATVIKLEENYRSTKVILEAANSVIKNNKTSRDKNLWTNKNEGDKILVKPCITAREEVNYVIEKIVGMKSQGKKYSDFTILYRTNAQSRLFEEGFLRYGIPYKIFGGMQFYQRMEVKDILAYLSVINNQKDGINLNRIINVPKRKIGSKTLEKINLYGEENGLNFYETLGEIEKVQGIGKSTLEKLKEFYSVIEELIQASLELSVSEIFDKLISKIRYKDYLNSLNDNVESRLENIDELKNSIVELEKIVDNLTLREYLENVSLVSATDELEEEREYIKLMTIHNAKGLEFPVVFLVGMEDELFPNAGKVLVDEDVLEEERRVCYVAITRAEEKLFMSYSVSRYIYGREEYRSPSRFIEEVSPSLIIKEKNPQLEYRKKQAEKDIAEKILERYAKRKINTRNTVDDIEELKANIKMIKNLPYKTGDKVTHNKFGLGKVINVSEKKVTVQFVTGKKDIAMVLAGKFLTKE
- the lpxB gene encoding lipid-A-disaccharide synthase, whose product is MKIFVSTGEVSGDLHLSYLVESILKLDNSIEFYGVAGEHSKKLGVNILYDIKDLAIMGFVEALKKYKLLKKRANEYLRFIIDNKIEKVILVDYGGFNLELLKLLKREVPNVEVFYYIPPKLWIWGEGRIKTLKLADHILVIFPWEVDFYKAHGVEVIYYGNPFSEEYSYVKERGESILLLPGSRKQEIQSLLPIMLKIVEEKKEENFILKLSDKKVLTWIEDKLDDYENLTLEYNSLEDNVKKSKLAIAASGTVTLELSIMGIPTIVLYKVGWLNAFIARKILKVGLVSLPNIALNEEVYPELLQERCNKEEVLKYMDIIENNKEKYYEKLKEVRKKLSGKNIVESYGNYILKGKIND
- the lpxA gene encoding acyl-ACP--UDP-N-acetylglucosamine O-acyltransferase — protein: MVEIHSTSIVEEGALIEDNVKIGPFCIIGGNVKIGSGTTIQSHTVIEGITEIGENNTIYSFVSIGKASQDLKYKGEPTKTIIGNNNTIREFVTIHRGTDDRWETRIGNNNLLMAYVHVAHDVIVGDNCIFSNNATLAGHVVIGNWVIVGGLTPVHQFCKIGDHAMIGGASAVTQDICPFILADGNKAVPVGLNSVGLRRRGFTDDDLRILKRAYRIIFRKKLPLKEALAELEENYKGNESIDKLVDFIKSSNRGIAK
- the lpxC gene encoding UDP-3-O-acyl-N-acetylglucosamine deacetylase, whose protein sequence is MRKKTIEKEIFYEGIGLHKGKNIKLHLIPSNEGGIVFKRVDLEEGKNEIKLDLKNTFDLTRGTNLKNEFGAEVYTIEHFLSALYVLGITDLIVELCENELPICDGSARIFVEEIEKAGIKILEEEVEELVIKEPIFLTKGDKHIVALPYDGYKVTYTIKFDHTFLKCQMLELDITLENYKNDISNARTFGFDYEIEYLKKNNLALGGTLENAIVIKKDGVLNPNGLRYKDEFVRHKILDLIGDFKVLNKAIKGHIIAIKSGHALDIEFANLIKNI
- the fabZ gene encoding 3-hydroxyacyl-ACP dehydratase FabZ, yielding MLNTIEIMKRIPHRYPFLLVDRILEVNLEEKTVVGLKNVTINEAFFGGHFPGHPIVPGVMIVEGLAQALGVLVFEQYGEEGKNMVPYFAAFESVKFKAPVRPGDQMIYEAKILKQRRNIIKAEGVVKVDGKIVTQAKFTFSIVEK